One genomic window of Undibacterium cyanobacteriorum includes the following:
- a CDS encoding DUF6600 domain-containing protein: MKFTQQTTLLTKSIRAGLLGLSLISALHSGIAAAQDEPPGRVGRIGYSYGQVSFADAGSNQWTELLPNRPISIGDSVFVGDQSRAELQVGNSTIRINENTRLSFINLTDDTTQIQLSQGTVVLRVRALSEREVFEISTPNLNFSVQEPGEYRININHDNTSSVIVRRGIGVAQGDRDVITLREGEYTRFSGTNLNHTSIARAPNFDTFDQWAFDRDRAEENSISARYVPREMVGYQQLDEYGTWETHVEYGAIWYPRGISVGWAPYRDGRWVWVAPWGWTWVDRAPWGFAPYHYGRWAHIGHRWAWIPGRYERHHRPVYAPALVAFVGASRNGVSVGVSVGSKHSMGPSVSWYPLGPGESYRPHYTQSTRYIQNINQTVINNTIVINRNRDVYINRNVPHAVTSVPQNTFVRGEHVFPATKSILGNQIKQLQVLNEAPNLQPEKNNRFGDARPRTWQENDQYRSRATVAPNPTQDLRGTNDGRGRENWRGRNNDGASSLNTSNSVGSQEPRSNANGNSQIAPTQPSYVNPVERQSNGNVVQYPQRPNANPNAAQVNANPNYVTPTERTSNGTAVQYPQRPERGEGGMPNNGSSFNTRNVDEMQTERNRASRYEDGARSMPNNRIDPRREGNLNVGPATSTAPNASVQVQVQAPTTSPVAPQAMPRTIERPIERPIERPVERNERVIERMERPERLIERGNDRPIERPQATFAPRPEPVRTEAPRAEMPRPAEVRREQSMPMPTQAVPVPSPQPAASPTPRASTEKSKDKTEDGRAKRNER, from the coding sequence ATGAAATTCACACAACAAACCACGCTTTTAACTAAATCGATTCGGGCAGGCTTGCTGGGCTTAAGTCTGATCAGTGCCCTGCACTCTGGCATTGCCGCTGCTCAAGACGAACCGCCTGGGCGAGTGGGTCGTATAGGCTACTCCTACGGACAGGTTAGTTTTGCTGATGCGGGCAGCAATCAATGGACCGAACTACTTCCTAATCGACCGATCTCAATTGGTGACAGTGTATTTGTGGGTGATCAAAGTCGTGCTGAGTTACAAGTGGGTAATAGCACTATTCGCATCAACGAAAATACACGCTTGAGTTTTATCAATTTGACCGATGACACAACACAGATTCAATTAAGCCAAGGTACGGTCGTTTTGCGAGTTCGCGCTCTTTCAGAACGAGAAGTATTCGAAATCAGCACTCCGAACCTCAATTTTTCAGTTCAGGAGCCCGGCGAGTATCGCATCAATATCAATCACGACAACACGAGTTCTGTGATCGTACGTCGAGGTATCGGCGTAGCCCAAGGTGATCGGGACGTGATTACCTTACGCGAAGGTGAATATACGCGTTTCTCTGGCACCAACCTTAATCACACCAGTATTGCCCGCGCGCCCAATTTCGACACCTTTGATCAATGGGCCTTTGATCGAGATCGCGCTGAGGAAAACTCTATTTCAGCACGTTACGTTCCGAGAGAAATGGTGGGCTATCAACAGCTCGATGAATACGGCACTTGGGAAACCCACGTTGAATATGGTGCAATCTGGTATCCACGCGGCATTTCCGTTGGTTGGGCTCCTTATCGTGACGGCCGATGGGTGTGGGTCGCGCCTTGGGGTTGGACTTGGGTCGATCGAGCACCATGGGGCTTCGCCCCTTACCATTATGGACGCTGGGCGCACATTGGACATCGTTGGGCTTGGATTCCAGGTCGTTATGAAAGGCATCACCGCCCCGTTTATGCCCCTGCCTTAGTCGCTTTCGTTGGGGCTAGTCGAAATGGAGTCAGTGTCGGCGTGAGTGTCGGTAGCAAACACAGCATGGGTCCCTCGGTTTCATGGTATCCACTCGGTCCCGGTGAAAGTTATCGGCCGCACTACACTCAAAGTACGCGATACATACAAAACATTAATCAAACTGTGATTAACAACACGATCGTCATCAATCGTAACCGAGATGTGTACATCAACCGCAATGTTCCACATGCGGTCACTTCGGTCCCGCAAAACACCTTTGTACGCGGCGAACACGTCTTCCCAGCAACAAAATCGATCCTTGGAAACCAGATCAAGCAACTACAAGTCTTGAATGAGGCTCCCAATCTACAACCAGAAAAAAACAATCGATTTGGCGACGCTCGACCACGAACATGGCAAGAAAATGATCAGTATCGTAGTCGTGCAACGGTCGCTCCAAATCCTACCCAAGACCTTCGCGGGACAAATGATGGACGTGGACGCGAGAACTGGCGCGGCCGTAACAACGACGGTGCGAGCTCGCTCAACACTTCTAACTCGGTCGGCTCGCAAGAACCACGTTCGAATGCGAACGGCAATTCGCAAATCGCACCGACACAGCCAAGTTACGTGAATCCGGTCGAGCGGCAAAGCAATGGCAATGTAGTGCAATATCCGCAACGCCCAAATGCCAACCCTAACGCTGCCCAAGTCAATGCCAACCCTAACTATGTGACACCAACAGAGCGCACAAGTAACGGTACCGCAGTACAGTATCCGCAGCGACCAGAACGTGGCGAAGGCGGTATGCCGAACAATGGTTCTAGCTTCAACACTCGCAATGTAGATGAGATGCAAACAGAACGCAATCGTGCCAGCCGTTACGAAGATGGCGCTCGATCAATGCCTAACAATCGCATTGATCCGCGTCGCGAAGGCAACCTGAACGTCGGCCCTGCAACAAGTACAGCGCCAAACGCTAGCGTGCAAGTCCAAGTGCAAGCACCAACGACATCCCCAGTCGCACCACAAGCCATGCCGCGCACAATTGAGCGTCCAATCGAGCGCCCCATAGAGCGACCCGTTGAGCGAAACGAGCGCGTCATCGAGAGAATGGAGCGCCCTGAAAGGCTAATAGAACGTGGAAATGATCGCCCGATTGAACGCCCGCAAGCGACTTTTGCGCCACGTCCAGAACCGGTGCGCACGGAGGCGCCGCGAGCAGAAATGCCACGTCCGGCTGAAGTGAGACGAGAACAGAGTATGCCGATGCCAACTCAGGCAGTCCCGGTCCCATCTCCGCAGCCTGCAGCGTCGCCGACGCCACGTGCATCGACTGAAAAGTCTAAGGACAAAACCGAGGATGGTCGAGCAAAGAGGAATGAACGCTAA